DNA from Agathobaculum sp. NTUH-O15-33:
TAACAATAGTATCAAATCGTCATATGAGAGCGGACGCATGTCATCCAATGCTTTGCGTATAAGCTGCGGATATAAAGTGTCAGAATCGAAAAATTGCATAGGTGTAATGTCAAAGTATTCACAAATATTTAAAAATTGTGCCATGGATGGTAAAGACTTGCCGGAACTGATTCCTTGAATATAATTTCTACTCTGACCTAAGTCTAAGCTCATTTGATATTCGGAAATGTCTTTTTTCATACGAAGCTCAGTAATTCTATTGCGGATATATGTCGTGTAGTCAGTATTCATTTTGTTTTCACCTCTACACAATCATACGGTTTTTTTTTACCCTAATAGCCAACTTAGAATATGCATATATAGTGAATATATTCGGTATACGCAAAGTTTAAAAGTGAAATTCATATTTGTATAAGTTTTTATTGCTCGATTTAATATTGAAATGATCAAATGGGGAAACAAGGGAGTGAATTGTAATGATAACAAAAATAACACAACAGGAATTGCACCAAATCCGGTATTATGACATGACCGATAAGCTGGTGGGAAAAAGCAATGCCACAGATTATAAAACACTGGTGTGTCAAATGATGGAGCAGTTTCAGGACCACTCGGTATTTCGTGCGGTCATCCGTCGCCTAGACGCTGAATTAAACGACTGGCTGGTGGAATCCAGCGAACAGAATATAAACGCTATATGGCCGGTAAGGGTACACTCAGAAATAAAGCTATGGAAAGTTACATTTTATGATGCTGGTGATAGGATCATCACGGATAAAACACAACCTTGGTGCCCGCATCCCAAAGAAAATCAGCGTGATCTAGTACGGTTTGGCGCTCTCTATTGTGTTTTATCAAACGCGATGGAAGGGGTGAGCCCGATTCTTGCTATACAAAGCAACGCGGCGCATGTACTTTATAACGGTAAAGCACATGTGTCGCACAAAAGGTCGGGAAAACTTTTTGAACAGGCCCTTGCCGAAGACTGGGCGGAAACCGAGAACCTTAAAATAGAGGCGGGGAGGGAAACTAGTGAAGCTGAAAAACAGGATTAACGAACAGTCCCTTGAGGAAGATACATTCTTTTTACCGGATTTCTTAGATTACTGCATGGCGCGATATTGGTATGTGTTCCTGCCCGGCACAGCTATGGGTATTCTTCTGGGATTGCAGATAGACCGCTTCGCTCAGTCACAACCGCTTATCGCTATTTTATATGCCTGTGGACAAATGGATACTTTCGGAGCGCTGGCTACTGGTTTTATTGCTGTTTATATTCCATTGTTCATTTTGTTCTATTTTGTGCTAAAGTTGAAGAAAAAATAAAAGAAAGGATGTTGCGTTTATACCGCAACATCCTTTCTTTCATATAAACGCTTATTTTTCCTCGCTCTGCATCTTTTTCACGATATCCTGAAAGCGGCCTGTGATGTAGCCGTAGTTGTTTCGCTGATGCGGCGCCATGCAGGCGCTGCAATCCTTAATGCCGTTTTCGGTATAGGTAAAGTTGCCGCCGCAGTCCCGGCCCAGCGCGTAGAGCGGGCAATAGCAGAACAGGCAGTTAAAATCCTCCGGCTTGTCGGTCTTGTGGCAGGGGAAGAACTCGCACGCGGTGTTTTGAAAAAAGGCGAAGCCCTTTCCGCGCCAATATTCGTTTTCATTTTCCGGACACATGGCTTGGCACCTCCAATAATTTTTTGCAATACTGCACAGTCATATTAGCACAGGCGGGGTAAAATTTCAAGGGGTAAAAATATTGCAAAACCGCGCTATTTTTGGCGATAAGCTATTTACATGCGGGTTATAAAAAGATATAATAAAAAGCGATCGGGAAGCTTCCGCCACTTTGTGGACGGAAGAGGAAGTCGGGTGAGAATCCCGCGCAGTCCCGCTGCCGTATTAGGCGAGCCCTCGCACAAAATGCCACTGGGGTGCTTTGCACCTTGGGAAGGCGTGCGCCGGGCGATGACCCTTGAGCCGGAATACGATCCGATCGATTGGTTTTCACACTCTACGGAAGATAGGGGGGTGTCATTTTTTATGACCAATTTGAACCGGCCCAGCGGATAAAACGGGCGCTCCGGGAGCGCAAACGGATTTTTTAAGACAAAAACTAACCGCTGACAAAGGAAGGTGCCAAATGAATAAAAAAATAAAAATGCTGTCGCTTTTCGCGGCAGTCGCCTGCGCGCTTACGTTCAGCGCACAGGCCATGCATATCGCGGAAGGGTATTTGCCCGTATCGTGGTGCATCGGCTGGTACGCCGTGTGCATCCCGTTTATCGCGGCGGGCCTGCATTCCATCCGCAAAAAGTTGCAGATCAGCCCCCGTTCGATCACCCTGCTGGCCATGTGCGGCGCGTTCGCGTTCGTGCTGTCCGCGCTCAAGATTCCCTCGGTCACCGGCTCGTGCTCGCATATGACGGGCGTCGGTCTGGGCGCGATCCTGTTCGGGCCCGCCGCCACCAGCGTGCTTGGCCTGATCGTTTTGCTGTTTCAGGCCATTCTGCTCGCGCACGGCGGCCTGACCACCCTTGGCGCGAATGTGTTTTCCATGGCGATCGTCGGCCCGTTCGTTTCCTACGGCATTTACCGCCTGATGCGGAAAACCAAGCTGCCCGCGGCTGTGGGCGTATTCTGCGCGGCGTTTCTAGGCGATTTGCTTACCTATGTGACCACCGCCTTTGAAATGGCCTTTGCGCACAACGCCATCGGCTTTTCCGAAAGTCTTGCTACCTTCCTCGGCATTTTCGCCGTCACGCAGATTCCGCTCGCCATTGCGGAGGGCCTGCTCACCGTCGTGGTGTTCAACGTGCTGGAAAAGTATACGGCAAACGAGCTGCGCGACCTGCGCGTGCTTTGAGGGAGGAACGAACTGATGAAAACAACTGCGATTTGGAAAAAGAACCTGCTGCTCATCCTGCTCGTTATCGTTTTGGCGGTGGCCCCGCTTTACCTGCGCCGCGGCGCCGAGTTTGGCGGCGCGGACGGCGAAGCGATGGACGCGGTGGAAACCATCCACCCCGGCTATGAAAGCTGGGCCGAGCCGCTGCTCGAGCCCGCCAGCGGCGAGATCGAATCCCTTTTGTTCGCCTTGCAGGCCGCGCTGGGCGCGGGCGTAGTGGGCTTTGTGCTGGGCCGCGTGACCGCGCGCGGCAAAAAAGAATGATTGGAACCGACCGCTATTCCTACCGATCGCGCTTAAAGGACGTCGACCCGACGGCCAAGCTCACCGCCAGCTTTGTCAGCGTCGTGCTGTGTCTGGGCACCGGCGGCATGCTGGCAAGCGTTACGGCGATTCTGGTCTTTGCCGCCCTTCTTCGCTGGAAGGGCGGCACGCCCGCCGGCGACTTCTTTCGGCTGCTCCGCGTGCCGTTCTGGTTCCTCGTGGTCGGCGCGGTTACGGTGGTGCTCGCCCGGTTCCCGGATCATACGGGGGTCTTGTGGGGCGCAGCGATCGGCGGCAGCGTGTACGGCGTGTCGGCCGCGTCGCTCCTCGCGGGCGCGCGGCTGGTCGTCCGCGCGCTGGGCTGTGTGGCGAGCGTTTACTTTACCGTGCTGTCCACACCGGTGACCGATCTGCTGCTCGCCCTGAAGCGCCTGCACGTGCCGAAGCTGCTGCTCACGCTGATGGAGCTGATTTACCGCTTCATCT
Protein-coding regions in this window:
- a CDS encoding helix-turn-helix transcriptional regulator gives rise to the protein MNTDYTTYIRNRITELRMKKDISEYQMSLDLGQSRNYIQGISSGKSLPSMAQFLNICEYFDITPMQFFDSDTLYPQLIRKALDDMRPLSYDDLILLLNLIHRLAAQ
- a CDS encoding cysteine-rich small domain-containing protein — encoded protein: MCPENENEYWRGKGFAFFQNTACEFFPCHKTDKPEDFNCLFCYCPLYALGRDCGGNFTYTENGIKDCSACMAPHQRNNYGYITGRFQDIVKKMQSEEK
- a CDS encoding energy-coupling factor ABC transporter permease, whose translation is MNKKIKMLSLFAAVACALTFSAQAMHIAEGYLPVSWCIGWYAVCIPFIAAGLHSIRKKLQISPRSITLLAMCGAFAFVLSALKIPSVTGSCSHMTGVGLGAILFGPAATSVLGLIVLLFQAILLAHGGLTTLGANVFSMAIVGPFVSYGIYRLMRKTKLPAAVGVFCAAFLGDLLTYVTTAFEMAFAHNAIGFSESLATFLGIFAVTQIPLAIAEGLLTVVVFNVLEKYTANELRDLRVL
- a CDS encoding energy-coupling factor ABC transporter substrate-binding protein; the encoded protein is MKTTAIWKKNLLLILLVIVLAVAPLYLRRGAEFGGADGEAMDAVETIHPGYESWAEPLLEPASGEIESLLFALQAALGAGVVGFVLGRVTARGKKE
- the cbiQ gene encoding cobalt ECF transporter T component CbiQ: MIGTDRYSYRSRLKDVDPTAKLTASFVSVVLCLGTGGMLASVTAILVFAALLRWKGGTPAGDFFRLLRVPFWFLVVGAVTVVLARFPDHTGVLWGAAIGGSVYGVSAASLLAGARLVVRALGCVASVYFTVLSTPVTDLLLALKRLHVPKLLLTLMELIYRFIFVLTETAERMRVAQQARLGYGTLRQSFHSFGTLLAMVFMRAYRRADRIYVSLEARGYEGEVQTLPPHYQSGRTVYLWCVGLTCAQLAAYLLERGLTPV